GATCAGGTCGAGGTGGTGCAGCGTCCACTCCAGGACGTACACCGAGAGGTAGTCGGCCACCGTCAGAACCTCGTCGCGGGTGCCGACCCTGGCGGCCGGGTCGGCGAGCAGGGCGGCGCGGCCGGCGGCGGAGCCGACGTCGTCCAGGTGGAACGTGAGCAGGTGCGGCTCCTGGTACGCCGCGGCCAGCCGGACCGTCAGCGCGTCGAGCGGGTCGTCGCCCGTCGGCGGTGTGCCGGAGACCTCCCAGTAGGACACCGCGTCCCGGGTCGGCTCCCGGTCGGAAGGGGTGGCGAGGGTGATCAGGACGTCCTGGGCGTCGATGACCAGGTGGCACACCAGGTCCCGCACCAGCCAGCCGGTGCAGCCGGACGGCCGGGCGAAGTCCTCGTCGGAGAGACCGGCGACCGCCTCGCGCAACGCCGTCCAGGAGCGTGAGAAGAGATCCACCTCGGCAACGTAGTG
This genomic stretch from Streptomyces sp. Go-475 harbors:
- a CDS encoding maleylpyruvate isomerase N-terminal domain-containing protein; protein product: MDLFSRSWTALREAVAGLSDEDFARPSGCTGWLVRDLVCHLVIDAQDVLITLATPSDREPTRDAVSYWEVSGTPPTGDDPLDALTVRLAAAYQEPHLLTFHLDDVGSAAGRAALLADPAARVGTRDEVLTVADYLSVYVLEWTLHHLDLIAYLPDPEQPPAEGLTRSRELLERILGSPFPASFHDVDALLVGTGRRAPTEAERAELGELSARLPLYLG